In Lentimicrobium sp. L6, the following proteins share a genomic window:
- a CDS encoding T9SS type A sorting domain-containing protein, with protein MKNLILIISLLSVIGLNAQNAPIDFESGGYGAEWTWTVFENDDNPPVEIIENPDMTGVNTSSTVAKITARQTGAPWVGCESMHGSDIGSYSINASNATIKIMVWKSVISDVGIKLVKPDGWSMGEIKVANTVVNEWEELTFDFSSQVQDGYDQIVIFPDFDLAGRTQDNIIYFDNITFSEQGGGGTGAEPETAAVEPTQDPQNVISMFSDVYDDVTVDTWRTDWSEAALEDVMIDGNPTKKYTALNYVGIETVGVNLIDATAMTHFHLDVWTPDANDFKVKLVDFGADAAYGGGDDTEHEITFAAPEIETWISYDIALSDFTDLLNRDHIAQLILVKAPQGTIFVDNVFYYQDIVGLDDYSSLSNYKLYDNQPNPFSHATTIKFEIPSQEQTEISILDISGRRISTLVNTVFEAGTHQVEWNITNEKAGIYFIKIEAGSFVDVKKCIIQ; from the coding sequence ATGAAAAATCTAATACTTATTATTTCGCTTTTATCCGTTATAGGATTGAATGCTCAGAATGCTCCTATTGATTTTGAATCCGGTGGTTATGGTGCTGAATGGACCTGGACGGTATTCGAAAACGATGATAATCCACCAGTGGAAATTATCGAAAACCCCGATATGACAGGGGTCAATACCTCTTCTACAGTAGCCAAAATCACAGCCCGTCAAACAGGTGCCCCCTGGGTAGGTTGTGAATCCATGCATGGATCAGACATAGGCAGCTATTCAATAAATGCAAGTAATGCTACAATCAAAATAATGGTTTGGAAATCAGTTATCAGCGATGTTGGAATTAAACTCGTAAAACCCGATGGTTGGTCTATGGGCGAAATAAAAGTGGCAAATACAGTTGTAAATGAATGGGAAGAACTAACATTTGACTTTAGCAGTCAAGTTCAAGATGGATATGATCAGATAGTTATTTTTCCTGATTTTGATCTGGCAGGAAGAACGCAAGATAATATTATCTATTTTGACAATATTACATTCTCTGAACAAGGTGGTGGCGGAACAGGTGCTGAGCCAGAAACTGCTGCAGTAGAACCTACTCAGGATCCTCAAAACGTAATTTCTATGTTTAGTGATGTATATGATGATGTTACTGTTGATACTTGGAGAACTGATTGGTCTGAAGCTGCATTAGAAGATGTGATGATTGATGGAAATCCTACAAAAAAATATACAGCTCTAAATTATGTTGGAATCGAAACGGTTGGAGTAAATTTGATAGATGCTACCGCAATGACTCATTTCCATTTAGATGTTTGGACTCCAGATGCTAATGATTTTAAAGTGAAACTTGTAGATTTTGGAGCCGATGCTGCCTATGGTGGGGGTGATGATACGGAACATGAAATTACTTTTGCTGCTCCAGAAATAGAAACATGGATATCTTACGATATTGCTCTAAGTGATTTCACAGATTTATTGAATAGAGACCATATTGCTCAGTTAATATTGGTGAAAGCTCCTCAAGGAACTATTTTTGTTGATAATGTTTTCTATTATCAAGATATAGTGGGACTTGACGATTATTCCAGCTTAAGCAACTATAAATTATATGATAATCAACCCAATCCTTTTTCTCATGCTACAACTATAAAATTTGAAATTCCTAGTCAGGAACAAACAGAGATTAGCATCCTTGATATTTCTGGACGTAGGATTTCAACTTTAGTGAATACTGTATTTGAGGCAGGAACTCATCAGGTAGAATGGAATATCACCAATGAAAAAGCGGGCATTTATTTTATTAAAATAGAGGCTGGAAGCTTTGTGGATGTTAAGAAATGTATTATTCAATAA